A section of the Marinoscillum sp. 108 genome encodes:
- a CDS encoding MFS transporter → MKVKGLRWWIIGLICLATVINYIDRSALSIMWPSISEDLGMSKNDYALILNIFMIAYAVGQSVSGRMFDKIGTRLGFVVSISVWGVATMLHALARGLFSFSAFRVLLGLGEAGNWPGAVKSNAEWFPVKERAMAQGIFNAGAALGSVVAPPLIALLWVAFGWEVTFMVVGAIGLLWVLPWVLVNKAKPNEHPWITEEEKKYILAGQSEADNNPSTEGLSMKQILSHRESWAVLISRFFVEPIWWLFVGWMPIYLAETYGFNVKEIGFFAWVPYVGAALGSLSGGYFAGRLMLNGASVDRARKLTITIGGVIMFLGLLATILLADSPLIFVVIVAFVLFGFQFIISNIQTMPSDLFSGKSVGSLAGLGGTVGVFSVIIMNFLVPIISEISYTPIFIMIAVFVPLGVASVYFFAKEIKPID, encoded by the coding sequence ATGAAGGTTAAGGGACTTAGGTGGTGGATCATTGGACTGATATGTCTGGCTACCGTAATCAATTACATTGATCGGTCGGCGCTGAGCATTATGTGGCCGAGTATTTCAGAGGACCTGGGCATGTCGAAAAATGACTATGCGCTCATTCTGAATATATTCATGATAGCCTATGCAGTAGGACAATCAGTATCTGGTCGGATGTTTGACAAAATTGGTACACGGCTTGGGTTTGTAGTATCCATTTCGGTGTGGGGCGTGGCCACCATGCTTCACGCACTGGCTAGAGGATTGTTCTCATTTTCGGCCTTCAGGGTGCTATTAGGATTAGGGGAAGCTGGAAACTGGCCTGGGGCCGTAAAGAGTAATGCTGAATGGTTTCCTGTAAAGGAACGAGCCATGGCTCAGGGCATATTCAACGCCGGAGCAGCACTTGGATCTGTAGTGGCACCACCTTTGATTGCCCTGCTTTGGGTTGCTTTTGGTTGGGAAGTCACTTTCATGGTGGTTGGCGCCATTGGTTTATTGTGGGTATTGCCCTGGGTGCTTGTGAATAAAGCCAAACCAAATGAACATCCATGGATTACCGAAGAGGAGAAGAAATACATACTTGCAGGACAATCAGAGGCGGACAATAATCCTTCAACCGAAGGTCTGTCAATGAAGCAAATACTCAGCCATCGTGAATCATGGGCTGTGCTGATATCCAGGTTTTTTGTGGAGCCTATCTGGTGGTTGTTTGTAGGGTGGATGCCCATTTACCTGGCAGAGACTTATGGCTTCAACGTAAAAGAAATAGGTTTTTTCGCCTGGGTGCCATACGTAGGAGCTGCGCTGGGTAGTTTGTCTGGCGGTTATTTTGCAGGACGTTTGATGCTCAACGGGGCATCTGTAGACCGGGCTAGAAAGCTGACCATTACCATAGGCGGAGTGATCATGTTTTTGGGACTGTTGGCGACCATCCTTCTGGCGGATAGTCCACTGATTTTTGTGGTAATTGTAGCTTTCGTACTGTTTGGCTTTCAGTTTATCATTAGCAATATTCAGACCATGCCAAGTGACCTGTTCAGCGGGAAATCAGTAGGATCATTGGCCGGTTTGGGTGGTACAGTAGGTGTCTTTTCGGTCATCATCATGAACTTTCTGGTTCCTATCATTTCAGAAATATCCTATACACCAATTTTTATCATGATCGCGGTATTTGTACCACTGGGAGTAGCGTCAGTGTACTTTTTCGCGAAAGAAATTAAACCAATTGATTAG
- a CDS encoding cupin domain-containing protein: MGRKSEKYILTKEMEWEELGGGVSRKMLGWDNQIMMVQVKFEKGAEGSPHQHFHTQTTYCVSGKFEFVIDGVKQIVSGGDGVYIEPNLLHSAVCLEAGMLIDTFSPVREDFLDGSGVSYFGDK, encoded by the coding sequence ATGGGAAGAAAAAGCGAAAAATACATTTTAACCAAGGAGATGGAATGGGAAGAGCTTGGCGGTGGCGTCTCTCGAAAGATGCTGGGCTGGGATAATCAGATCATGATGGTACAAGTGAAGTTTGAAAAGGGAGCCGAAGGCTCACCTCATCAACACTTTCATACCCAGACAACCTACTGTGTTTCTGGCAAGTTCGAGTTTGTGATCGATGGCGTGAAACAGATAGTAAGCGGAGGCGATGGCGTGTACATCGAGCCTAACCTGCTGCACAGTGCGGTATGTCTGGAAGCGGGAATGTTGATCGATACTTTCAGTCCGGTGCGAGAAGACTTTCTCGATGGGTCTGGGGTTTCGTACTTCGGTGATAAATAA
- a CDS encoding heparinase II/III family protein — MILTKDGIKEIRQGLGRVALFDQTLATVQLEVDAEIEKGIDVPVPKDLAGGYTHEQHKTNFFTLQKAGVLFQITGDERYAVYIKDMLYAYLELYPDLDRHPAERSYARGKLFWQCLNDANWLVYVSQAYDCIYEWLSEEDRQALNDGLFKPMADFLSIETPQFFNRIHNHSTWGNAAVGMIGLVIDDQELVDRALYGARSVSVKAGAVDNDGGSIVAQDQEMGFLAQINHAFSPDGYYTEGPYYQRYAMYPFLIFAEALSNKRPDLKILAYKDSVLIKGVYALLNQTNSAGEFFPINDSQKGMSLASRELVNAVSMAYHYGSQDLSLLSVIASQGRVPLNDAGFDAAKAIGEGLARPFIKPSIELSDGANGDEGAIGILRGGDLTLVMKYAKHGMGHGHFDRLGFMLYDETGEVIQDYGSARWVNIEHKDGGGYLKENHSWAKETVAHNALVVNKDSHFDGKVKEADKTSGTPYYFAAGQSVRIVSAKETRAYDDVEMHRTMAMVDLEELEHPLVIDLLSVQARAETRYDLPLYYVGEFMSSNQQLQTNNDLTPMGKESGYQHLWAEAQADLTGDLYSMTWFNKKRFYTLTSVIQSGDQMIMTRIGANDPNFNLRRDPGLIHRRTGVNTVFASLYEIHGSYDYSTERPLNLFTSIADLKVLHQSAEYVVVRFQLNSGEEYQLAFSLKDDSESSQHAVKSAKGQCTWQGVYEFKKIK, encoded by the coding sequence TTGATTTTGACGAAAGACGGAATCAAAGAAATTCGTCAGGGGCTTGGTCGGGTGGCTTTATTTGACCAGACACTGGCTACTGTACAACTTGAAGTAGATGCGGAGATCGAGAAGGGGATAGATGTGCCTGTACCCAAAGATTTAGCTGGTGGATATACACATGAGCAGCACAAGACTAACTTTTTCACCTTACAGAAAGCAGGTGTATTGTTCCAGATCACCGGGGATGAGCGATATGCTGTTTATATCAAGGATATGTTGTATGCCTATCTGGAGTTATACCCTGATTTAGATCGACATCCTGCTGAGCGCTCCTATGCCAGAGGAAAGTTGTTCTGGCAATGCCTCAACGATGCAAACTGGCTGGTATATGTGAGTCAGGCTTACGATTGTATATATGAGTGGCTTTCTGAGGAAGATCGTCAGGCACTCAATGATGGTCTTTTCAAACCGATGGCTGATTTTCTTTCTATAGAAACTCCGCAATTTTTTAATCGAATTCACAATCATAGTACATGGGGTAATGCCGCCGTAGGGATGATCGGATTGGTCATCGACGATCAGGAATTAGTCGATCGGGCATTGTACGGAGCAAGGTCAGTATCGGTAAAAGCCGGTGCTGTGGATAATGATGGTGGAAGTATTGTTGCCCAAGATCAAGAAATGGGTTTCCTGGCACAAATAAACCATGCGTTCTCTCCTGATGGATATTATACAGAGGGCCCCTATTACCAGCGATACGCCATGTACCCATTTTTGATCTTTGCGGAGGCTTTGTCTAATAAGCGCCCAGATCTCAAGATTCTGGCCTATAAGGATTCTGTATTGATCAAAGGAGTCTACGCCCTTCTTAATCAAACTAATTCCGCGGGTGAATTTTTCCCGATCAACGATTCACAGAAAGGTATGTCGCTGGCATCGCGTGAGCTTGTGAATGCCGTGAGCATGGCTTATCACTATGGTTCACAGGACCTCAGCTTATTGTCGGTCATAGCTTCTCAAGGTAGAGTTCCGCTCAATGATGCCGGGTTTGATGCCGCTAAGGCCATCGGGGAGGGGCTTGCCAGGCCATTTATTAAACCAAGTATTGAGCTCAGCGATGGCGCCAATGGAGATGAGGGTGCTATTGGTATCCTCAGAGGGGGTGACCTTACACTGGTGATGAAGTATGCCAAGCATGGAATGGGGCACGGACATTTCGATCGGCTGGGATTTATGCTTTATGATGAGACTGGTGAGGTCATTCAAGACTATGGCTCAGCTCGTTGGGTTAACATTGAACACAAGGACGGGGGTGGATACCTCAAAGAAAATCACAGCTGGGCCAAGGAGACTGTTGCCCACAATGCCCTGGTAGTGAATAAGGATTCGCATTTTGATGGCAAGGTCAAGGAAGCCGATAAGACGTCTGGCACTCCTTATTATTTTGCTGCTGGTCAAAGCGTTCGGATTGTAAGTGCCAAAGAAACACGAGCCTATGATGATGTTGAGATGCATCGGACCATGGCCATGGTTGATCTTGAGGAACTAGAGCACCCATTGGTGATAGATTTATTATCGGTACAGGCGCGAGCAGAAACCAGGTATGATTTACCACTTTATTATGTGGGTGAATTCATGTCCTCAAATCAGCAACTTCAGACTAACAATGACCTGACCCCAATGGGCAAGGAGTCTGGGTACCAGCACTTATGGGCTGAAGCGCAAGCAGACCTCACGGGAGACTTGTATAGCATGACATGGTTTAATAAGAAGAGATTCTATACCCTGACCTCCGTTATTCAATCAGGTGACCAAATGATAATGACGAGGATAGGTGCCAATGATCCTAATTTTAACCTGCGACGTGACCCGGGCCTTATTCACCGCAGGACTGGAGTCAATACCGTTTTTGCCAGCTTATATGAAATACATGGGAGTTACGATTACTCTACTGAACGTCCTTTAAACCTGTTTACTTCCATTGCAGATTTAAAAGTGCTGCATCAATCAGCAGAATATGTGGTGGTTAGATTTCAATTGAACAGTGGTGAGGAATACCAACTGGCCTTTTCACTGAAAGATGATAGCGAATCAAGTCAGCATGCTGTGAAATCAGCCAAGGGACAGTGCACGTGGCAAGGAGTTTATGAATTTAAGAAAATAAAATAA
- a CDS encoding FadR/GntR family transcriptional regulator, which produces MEILSNFSRIKIETPVDKIINQIKELITSGQLKPGDRLPPERKLCEKLGVGRTHLRDAIKKLEFYGILKTLPQSGTVVGGMGITALEGLISDVLKLEANDFRALVETRVLLEVNSAKFAAMRRSDADLIHMSKALSDYEKAVSKGADTVEHDLMFHLKIAEASNNTALKSLMLIISPDILTHFKENNICGGDRPVCALEEHYQIFEHIESRNPELASETMEHHLQDILSFSLEQSGFINGKTKKS; this is translated from the coding sequence ATGGAAATACTTAGCAACTTTAGTCGTATTAAAATTGAAACCCCAGTTGATAAGATCATCAATCAAATCAAGGAATTGATTACGTCTGGTCAGCTGAAACCCGGGGATCGACTCCCTCCTGAGCGTAAGCTTTGCGAGAAACTTGGAGTAGGTCGTACCCACTTGAGAGATGCGATAAAGAAGCTTGAGTTTTATGGTATTCTTAAGACTTTGCCACAGAGCGGAACAGTAGTAGGCGGGATGGGGATTACGGCTCTGGAAGGCCTTATTTCGGATGTACTAAAGTTAGAAGCTAATGATTTCCGTGCTTTGGTGGAGACCAGGGTTTTGCTTGAGGTTAACTCAGCCAAGTTCGCTGCAATGCGCCGTTCGGATGCTGATCTTATTCATATGTCGAAAGCACTGAGTGACTATGAAAAGGCCGTCTCAAAAGGAGCGGATACTGTTGAGCATGATTTAATGTTTCATTTGAAGATTGCCGAGGCGAGTAACAATACCGCTCTTAAATCTCTGATGTTGATTATATCTCCAGACATACTCACACATTTCAAGGAGAACAATATATGTGGTGGAGACAGGCCAGTATGTGCTTTGGAAGAACACTACCAAATATTTGAGCACATAGAAAGTAGAAATCCGGAATTGGCCTCTGAAACCATGGAACACCACTTACAAGATATTTTGAGTTTTTCATTGGAGCAGAGTGGGTTCATCAACGGAAAAACTAAAAAGAGTTGA
- a CDS encoding RagB/SusD family nutrient uptake outer membrane protein gives MKRTYLNSILFALIMVFSTMSCEDLEERPVGTLSPEGLFVSVKELKAGVNGAYGQLAREEFHGRKLTLALLLRSDMVGIGDPSTPTRRHACDLMQMEQDNGLVDAFWTVGYRALAAANEVINAKDNVDGSEAEINAVAAQAYFLRAYVHFVYVRLFGEIIYMDGQPIDDPYAVQQSSVSDIYEGIIADLDFAKEWLADIPVDRSHPGKAAAYGMQASVYMTRATSDVAQPDDWQNAFDNAKHVIDNEGKYGVALDNNYYDIFAPDFASSEILFNITFIANDNHNITPGELGGSNAGTDQVTSVTGPRGDERFAALSSDAFGWSVAVPELSVYNTWDGRDYRKAVSLDTAITYQGVPDYRFTEWDGISQNVARPHIAKYFRAVGEAGLRTSTPQGASLRDSNSKQIILRYAEVLLIAAEAAVELGNNGAAVEYINRVRARARNAAGAGHSKYPPSPVPADITGAVTIQDVMEERRLELAFEGVRWYDIVRRKMGNVYSGAAPALENRDFDPNVDYLWPKYYVDVDLLEGLKQNVGYEGL, from the coding sequence ATGAAAAGAACATATTTAAACTCAATATTATTCGCGCTGATCATGGTGTTTTCAACCATGTCATGTGAAGATTTGGAAGAGCGACCAGTGGGGACATTAAGTCCTGAGGGTCTCTTTGTATCAGTGAAGGAGTTAAAGGCCGGAGTTAATGGGGCCTATGGCCAACTTGCACGTGAGGAATTTCACGGACGTAAATTGACTCTGGCACTTCTGTTGCGTTCGGACATGGTGGGTATTGGAGATCCAAGTACTCCTACCAGACGACATGCATGCGATCTCATGCAAATGGAACAGGACAATGGCCTGGTAGATGCATTTTGGACCGTGGGGTATAGAGCCCTTGCAGCTGCCAATGAGGTGATTAATGCTAAGGATAATGTAGATGGATCAGAAGCAGAAATCAATGCAGTAGCGGCGCAAGCATACTTCCTGCGTGCTTATGTACATTTTGTATATGTGCGCCTATTTGGTGAAATCATATACATGGATGGTCAGCCAATAGATGATCCATATGCCGTTCAGCAGTCTTCTGTTTCAGACATCTATGAGGGGATAATAGCAGACCTGGATTTTGCCAAGGAATGGCTGGCAGATATTCCAGTGGACAGATCTCATCCGGGTAAAGCGGCAGCTTATGGCATGCAAGCCTCGGTTTATATGACCAGAGCGACCTCTGATGTGGCACAACCTGATGATTGGCAAAATGCTTTTGACAATGCCAAACACGTGATCGACAATGAAGGCAAGTATGGTGTGGCTTTGGATAATAATTACTATGATATTTTCGCGCCTGATTTCGCTTCATCTGAGATCCTGTTCAATATCACTTTCATAGCTAATGACAATCATAACATCACACCGGGAGAACTGGGAGGATCTAATGCGGGTACAGATCAGGTAACATCTGTTACAGGTCCTCGTGGTGACGAAAGGTTTGCAGCGCTTAGTTCAGATGCTTTTGGATGGAGTGTAGCGGTACCGGAGCTGAGTGTGTACAATACCTGGGATGGTAGGGATTATCGTAAAGCTGTGAGTTTGGATACTGCCATTACCTATCAGGGTGTGCCAGATTACCGATTTACCGAGTGGGATGGAATTAGTCAAAATGTCGCAAGACCACACATTGCAAAATACTTCAGAGCTGTAGGAGAAGCTGGTTTAAGGACTAGCACACCTCAGGGAGCAAGTTTAAGGGATTCTAATTCTAAGCAAATCATTTTACGCTATGCGGAAGTACTCTTAATAGCAGCAGAGGCAGCCGTAGAATTAGGTAACAATGGAGCTGCTGTGGAATATATCAATAGAGTACGGGCACGCGCAAGAAATGCAGCCGGTGCTGGTCATAGCAAGTATCCCCCAAGTCCGGTTCCAGCTGACATTACAGGTGCCGTGACAATCCAGGATGTGATGGAAGAGCGCAGATTAGAGCTGGCTTTTGAGGGCGTGAGATGGTATGATATTGTGCGCAGAAAAATGGGTAACGTATACAGTGGTGCTGCACCTGCTCTTGAGAATAGAGATTTTGATCCTAATGTGGATTACCTATGGCCTAAGTACTACGTAGATGTGGATTTACTGGAAGGACTTAAGCAAAATGTGGGCTACGAAGGATTGTAA
- a CDS encoding TonB-dependent receptor, whose translation MRRLLLLKIKSKYVALLAMCFVSYLASAQMTVSGVVASAEDGLGIPGATVLEKGTSNGTITDVDGRYSITVSDPQTAVLRVSFVGYVNTEVQVAGRSEIDVSIEMDLQQLNEIVVVGYGSVRKSDNTGALSSIKSEELNAFPALSAVQTLQGRAAGVQIQSTNGGEPGANFSLKIRGGSSINASSEPLRVVDGFVGGEMPPPQDIQSMEILKDASATAIYGSRAANGVLLITTKSGGEGKMKVDFNSSYSYQEASDRLDLLSGEDFRDYILEVLPNYDYNPDVDTDWQDEILRSGHIWNNQVSVSGGSPSSKYYISATHFEQEGVVVNSDYERYSITSNLSFTASDRVNLGVNLYGRRSIQNGVLTQETTGGSSNTGVLGAAARLEPDTPVRDADGNYTQSKLGDNIDNPVAIANGIDRERITDRFQVNSFAEVKILDWLSFKSTLGAGVTSYREGTFTSSQLGRGGNGGIGTLEFDKAINLLTENYFTVKKDFDGHRINWVNGYSYQKSQDEDLLATSSDFVSEAVSYWNLGGGATWPAPNSGTSTRILKSYYSRLNYTLFDRYVFTVTGRYDGASNFAANNKWAFFPSGAIAWNIGDEAFMKNLNPIYSMKLRTSYGLTGNQAIGAYGSLATLRSQYSIRPGEGAFILGTLANPNLTWETTSQLNVGLDVGLIDDRINFTVDYYNKLTSDLLFDRPIPSFLGVAGTATQIQNAGEVRNKGLEAAITTRNIQRADFSWTSNFVFSMNRNEIVSLADTVGIRYEDAPGHFNIATGFQLLEIGQPVGVYYGFVYEGVTQPGDPLLEGSDGKIGGEQFADLNDDGILNDDDRKIIGNPHPDFVWSMNNNFTYKNFDLNIFLQGVHGNDMMNLTRMELESFRGTWNVSTAALDRYHPIDNAKGTIPSADTDRTLKVTSRWIEDGSYVRVKNIALGYNVPSSLLDKINVRSLRFYVSAQNLLTFTDYSGLDPETAYNNSTSNADSNRNLGLDYGSYPNVKTYTVGLNLGF comes from the coding sequence TTGTTGCTTCGGCCGAGGACGGTCTCGGCATACCGGGTGCTACGGTTCTCGAGAAAGGTACTTCCAATGGTACCATTACTGATGTGGATGGACGCTACTCAATTACTGTATCCGACCCTCAGACTGCTGTTTTGCGTGTGAGTTTTGTTGGGTATGTGAACACTGAGGTGCAGGTGGCTGGAAGGTCTGAGATAGATGTGTCGATAGAGATGGATCTACAGCAGCTCAATGAAATTGTGGTAGTTGGGTACGGATCAGTGCGAAAAAGTGATAATACAGGGGCATTATCTTCGATAAAATCCGAAGAATTAAACGCTTTTCCTGCGTTGAGCGCTGTACAAACACTTCAAGGCCGGGCAGCCGGTGTGCAGATTCAATCTACCAACGGAGGTGAGCCAGGAGCTAACTTCAGCCTGAAAATAAGAGGAGGAAGTTCTATCAATGCCAGTAGTGAGCCACTTAGAGTAGTCGATGGCTTTGTTGGCGGTGAAATGCCACCTCCACAGGATATTCAATCCATGGAGATTTTGAAAGATGCGTCTGCCACTGCTATCTACGGATCACGGGCAGCCAATGGTGTGCTATTGATCACTACCAAAAGTGGTGGAGAAGGTAAGATGAAGGTTGACTTCAATAGTTCTTATTCTTATCAGGAGGCCAGTGACCGTTTGGATTTGTTATCAGGAGAAGACTTCAGAGATTATATTCTGGAGGTCCTTCCAAATTATGATTACAATCCTGATGTAGATACTGACTGGCAGGACGAAATTTTAAGATCAGGTCATATTTGGAATAATCAGGTGTCTGTAAGTGGAGGGAGTCCTTCATCGAAATATTACATATCTGCTACGCATTTTGAGCAGGAAGGTGTCGTAGTGAATTCAGATTATGAGCGCTACTCAATTACCAGTAATTTGTCTTTTACGGCATCTGACAGGGTAAATCTCGGAGTGAATCTTTATGGTAGAAGGAGCATCCAAAATGGTGTGCTTACCCAGGAAACTACCGGAGGATCAAGTAACACAGGCGTGCTAGGAGCAGCAGCCAGGTTGGAACCTGACACACCGGTGCGTGATGCAGATGGCAATTATACTCAATCCAAATTGGGAGATAATATTGACAACCCGGTAGCCATTGCCAATGGCATAGATCGTGAAAGAATTACTGACAGGTTTCAGGTCAATAGTTTTGCGGAGGTTAAGATCCTTGATTGGCTTAGTTTCAAATCTACACTGGGAGCTGGTGTTACTTCTTATAGAGAGGGCACTTTTACTTCCTCACAGCTGGGAAGAGGAGGCAATGGTGGTATCGGAACACTGGAGTTTGATAAGGCCATCAATTTGCTGACAGAAAATTACTTCACTGTAAAAAAGGATTTTGACGGACACCGAATCAACTGGGTGAATGGTTATTCTTATCAAAAATCACAGGACGAAGATCTACTGGCCACATCTAGTGACTTTGTTTCTGAGGCAGTGAGCTACTGGAACTTAGGCGGTGGTGCTACATGGCCTGCACCAAATTCAGGTACTTCTACCAGAATCTTGAAATCATACTATTCCAGATTGAACTACACTTTGTTTGACAGGTATGTTTTTACTGTCACTGGTAGATATGATGGTGCTTCTAATTTCGCGGCAAACAACAAGTGGGCATTTTTCCCTTCAGGTGCGATTGCCTGGAATATCGGTGATGAGGCTTTCATGAAAAACCTTAACCCGATCTATTCTATGAAACTCAGGACCAGTTACGGTCTGACGGGTAATCAGGCCATTGGTGCTTATGGTTCTTTGGCAACCTTGCGTTCACAATATTCCATCAGACCAGGTGAAGGTGCTTTTATTTTGGGCACCCTGGCAAATCCTAACCTAACATGGGAGACTACTTCTCAGCTGAACGTTGGACTGGATGTTGGATTGATCGATGACAGAATCAATTTCACGGTGGATTACTACAATAAGCTTACCAGTGATCTTCTGTTTGATCGTCCCATTCCATCATTTCTCGGTGTAGCAGGAACGGCCACGCAGATTCAGAATGCTGGCGAAGTTAGAAACAAGGGGCTTGAAGCCGCTATTACCACTCGGAATATACAGCGAGCAGACTTCTCCTGGACTTCCAATTTCGTTTTCTCCATGAACAGAAATGAAATAGTGTCATTGGCCGATACGGTTGGGATTAGATATGAAGACGCTCCGGGTCATTTCAATATAGCCACTGGATTTCAACTCCTGGAAATAGGACAGCCTGTGGGTGTCTACTACGGCTTTGTTTATGAGGGAGTGACCCAGCCAGGTGATCCTCTACTGGAGGGCTCAGATGGAAAAATAGGCGGAGAGCAGTTTGCAGACCTTAATGATGATGGAATATTGAATGACGATGATCGAAAAATCATTGGTAATCCACATCCAGATTTTGTGTGGTCTATGAACAACAACTTCACTTACAAGAATTTCGATTTGAATATTTTCCTTCAGGGTGTTCATGGTAATGATATGATGAATCTTACCAGAATGGAATTGGAATCTTTTAGAGGTACGTGGAACGTGTCAACAGCCGCGCTTGATCGCTATCATCCAATAGACAATGCCAAAGGGACTATTCCATCTGCAGATACAGACAGAACCCTTAAAGTAACCTCTCGCTGGATAGAGGATGGGAGCTATGTGCGTGTGAAGAATATTGCCCTGGGCTATAATGTGCCATCATCCTTACTTGATAAAATCAACGTTCGATCATTGAGGTTTTATGTAAGTGCACAGAATCTTTTGACATTCACTGATTACTCTGGGTTAGATCCGGAAACTGCCTACAATAATTCAACAAGTAATGCTGATTCCAACAGGAATCTGGGATTGGATTACGGTAGTTACCCTAACGTGAAAACCTATACTGTGGGTCTAAACCTGGGTTTTTAA